One Cellulosimicrobium protaetiae genomic region harbors:
- a CDS encoding DegV family protein, which produces MSDHHVHVVTDSTASLPPGTDERLRSVPLHVIVDDESSLEGVDLTADDVAAHLLAGRRVTTSQPTPRAFGEAYAAAAAAGASEIVSVHLSGELSGTVHAAALAAADAPVPVRVVDSRTVAMGLGFAARAAARAAVAGAGTDVVARRAIEVADASRAVFLVDSLDHLRRGGRLSAASAALGTVLGVRPLLAVRHGRIEVVQKVRTKAAAVERLTTVAVESAGRRSRPALAVHHVGDDDGAHRLAVELTDRTGLDVVVTSVSAVLGAHVGPGVLAVVVADLADRGSGVGELTGSL; this is translated from the coding sequence ATGTCAGACCACCACGTGCACGTCGTCACCGACTCGACGGCGTCGCTCCCGCCCGGCACGGACGAGCGGCTGCGCTCCGTCCCGCTGCACGTGATCGTCGACGACGAGTCCTCCCTCGAGGGGGTCGACCTCACCGCCGACGACGTCGCCGCGCACCTGCTGGCGGGACGCCGCGTGACGACGTCGCAGCCGACCCCGCGCGCGTTCGGCGAGGCGTACGCCGCGGCCGCGGCCGCGGGCGCGAGCGAGATCGTCTCCGTCCACCTGTCGGGCGAGCTGTCGGGCACCGTGCACGCGGCAGCGCTCGCCGCGGCCGACGCACCGGTGCCGGTGCGGGTCGTGGACTCCCGGACCGTCGCGATGGGGTTGGGCTTCGCGGCGCGGGCCGCGGCGCGGGCGGCGGTGGCGGGGGCGGGCACCGACGTCGTCGCCCGCCGTGCCATCGAGGTCGCCGACGCGAGCCGGGCGGTCTTCCTCGTCGACTCGCTGGACCACCTCCGGCGCGGCGGCCGGCTCAGCGCCGCCTCGGCGGCCCTCGGTACGGTGCTCGGCGTGCGACCGCTGCTGGCCGTGCGGCACGGACGGATCGAGGTCGTGCAGAAGGTCCGCACCAAGGCGGCTGCCGTCGAGCGGCTGACGACGGTCGCCGTCGAGTCGGCGGGTCGCCGGTCGAGGCCGGCGCTCGCGGTCCACCACGTCGGCGACGACGACGGCGCGCACCGCCTGGCGGTCGAGCTCACCGACCGGACGGGTCTCGACGTCGTGGTCACCTCGGTGAGCGCCGTGCTGGGAGCGCACGTCGGGCCGGGCGTGCTGGCCGTCGTGGTCGCGGACCTTGCCGACCGCGGGTCGGGAGTCGGGGAGCTCACGGGCTCGCTCTGA
- a CDS encoding helix-hairpin-helix domain-containing protein, translating to MSTPRHEPRQHARPGRDPARESAVVRQRLRAVAGTGRPALAWHPATAALPTVSRADADARPVHWDVPHPAADDIPWRGALGLPTDAPHDRAEASEPGEAAVGRGSEARRVERTGWLPERPGAVDASPAHEPVPGHDPALRHDLAPDHDPLLDHDSSSGHDREPGDGSGLVPGRRQQSEPSGARPSVGARPGSAEAAVDRLRYRAAATAASAYTAAHGHPTAHSGFADLGEEGRPRWGLRPRVAVAALVVVLALAAGVVLLRSPVGGVEPMARLDVAGAGAVATGPGSEAGAAGGTGGTDAAPDGGETGSPDAGDGTPVPTAGDPGAEVVVHVVGQVAAPGLVKVAAKARVADALEAAGGATPEADLAALNLARTVTDGEQIVVPRPGEAVPAPAPASGAVAGTAGAPVDLNAADAAALDALPGIGPVLAERIVAWRTENGPFTTVDELGEVSGIGPAVLADVRDLVRV from the coding sequence GTGAGCACTCCTCGGCACGAGCCGCGCCAGCACGCCCGCCCCGGTCGCGACCCCGCACGGGAGAGCGCCGTCGTCCGTCAGCGCCTCCGGGCCGTGGCCGGAACCGGGCGGCCCGCGCTCGCCTGGCACCCGGCGACGGCGGCCCTTCCGACGGTCTCCCGGGCTGACGCGGACGCGCGCCCGGTGCACTGGGACGTCCCGCACCCCGCTGCGGACGACATCCCGTGGCGGGGAGCCCTCGGCCTGCCGACGGACGCTCCCCACGACCGTGCAGAGGCGTCGGAGCCGGGCGAGGCCGCGGTCGGGCGCGGGTCGGAGGCGCGACGCGTCGAGAGGACCGGCTGGCTCCCGGAGAGGCCGGGTGCCGTCGACGCATCGCCCGCGCACGAGCCGGTGCCGGGCCACGACCCGGCGCTTCGGCACGACCTCGCACCGGACCATGACCCTCTGCTGGACCACGACTCTTCGTCGGGGCACGACCGCGAGCCGGGCGACGGCAGCGGTCTCGTGCCGGGTCGCCGACAGCAGTCCGAGCCTTCCGGCGCCCGCCCGTCCGTCGGTGCGCGTCCGGGCAGCGCCGAGGCAGCCGTGGACCGCCTGCGGTACCGGGCGGCGGCGACCGCGGCGAGCGCGTACACCGCTGCGCACGGGCACCCGACGGCGCACTCGGGGTTCGCCGACCTCGGTGAGGAGGGCCGCCCCCGCTGGGGGCTGCGACCCCGGGTGGCGGTCGCGGCACTCGTCGTCGTGCTGGCTCTCGCGGCCGGGGTCGTGCTGCTCCGGTCACCGGTGGGCGGTGTGGAGCCGATGGCCCGGCTCGACGTGGCGGGGGCCGGGGCGGTCGCCACCGGACCAGGCTCCGAGGCGGGAGCCGCCGGCGGCACGGGCGGGACCGACGCCGCACCCGACGGTGGCGAGACCGGGTCGCCAGACGCGGGTGACGGCACCCCGGTACCCACCGCCGGCGACCCCGGAGCCGAGGTGGTCGTGCACGTCGTCGGGCAGGTCGCGGCGCCGGGGCTCGTGAAGGTCGCGGCGAAGGCCCGCGTCGCGGACGCGCTCGAGGCCGCGGGCGGAGCGACGCCGGAGGCCGATCTCGCCGCCCTCAACCTCGCGCGGACGGTGACCGACGGAGAGCAGATCGTCGTCCCGCGACCTGGCGAGGCCGTTCCCGCCCCTGCGCCGGCGTCCGGTGCCGTGGCTGGAACGGCCGGCGCTCCGGTCGACCTCAACGCCGCCGACGCCGCGGCTCTCGACGCGCTGCCCGGCATCGGGCCCGTGCTCGCCGAGCGCATCGTCGCGTGGCGGACGGAGAACGGTCCGTTCACGACGGTCGACGAGCTCGGCGAGGTGAGCGGGATCGGGCCCGCCGTCCTCGCGGACGTGCGCGACCTGGTCCGCGTGTGA
- a CDS encoding ComEC/Rec2 family competence protein → MTDLRLVPAALAAWATAFLSVEASPGATLRGAGVAVVLLAVVLGVVVLGAVVLGAVVLDGTPRGTRWVRRGATAAASGPSAGSARATTSDRAVPRLPGGSGTRALVRAVARAPGQVVLVVACVAAVLVSAGAQSVDRAALADLAGTGATATVTATVRSAVVPRTNPWSGATDRHEVRVALDVLTARGVTTAARGPVVVTGSGEGWIDLAYGATVVVTGRLDVQGDRTVLRADTPPRVVERPGAFLRGVDAMRQGLLEATDGLSPQARGLVPGVAVGDTSRLDPELDEAMRTTSLTHVTAVSGGHFAIVVACVAALCVLARAPRWARVVVTGAAMAGFVVLVHPEPSVLRAAAMGVVGVVGIALGRPSRAVAALGAGVVVLLVVDPWLARSYGFVLSVAATAGLALLTAPIARRLSPWCGRTAAHVLAVPVAAQAACAPVLVLLDPSVSTWSVPANVVAAPALGPATVLGVLATLVAPWWPAAATALGWTAGLFTGWIAGVARVFADLPGARLPWPGGPGGTALLAVATAVLLAVVLRSRALREAGERRAVRRASSPSLRERASRAVRAVRHTWSWDRRPPWRPAGAVRGGARRSSGRVVPVLLVASALVLLVVLVRPLVVRGGSVPQDWVVVACDVGQGDALVLRSGPAAAVVVDVGPPGDAADRCLDRLGVETVDLLVLSHFHADHVGGLDGVLRGRTVERALVTGTADPAAQTERTLGALEDADVPVQVAQARAVGGAGGPEGAVPGHGGSSGGASAGVRWEVLQAGAGRGTSAAAGTDLVESDGGANDASVVLLVHVAGLDVVALGDLEDAGQTALARTLARRGSGPVDVVKVAHHGSATQSDRLAEVLSPTVALVSSGENTYGHPTDRALDLYRGVGATVLRTDTCGTFALVVRDGVLAAAGCG, encoded by the coding sequence GTGACCGACCTGCGGCTCGTCCCGGCGGCGCTCGCGGCGTGGGCGACGGCGTTCCTCTCCGTGGAGGCGTCTCCGGGGGCGACCCTGCGCGGGGCCGGAGTCGCCGTCGTGCTGCTGGCAGTCGTGCTCGGGGTCGTGGTGCTCGGGGCCGTGGTGCTCGGGGCCGTGGTGCTCGACGGCACGCCGCGCGGGACGCGGTGGGTCCGCCGCGGTGCGACGGCGGCCGCGTCCGGCCCGTCCGCCGGGTCGGCGCGTGCGACGACGTCGGACCGGGCAGTCCCACGGCTCCCGGGGGGCTCCGGGACGCGCGCGCTCGTGCGAGCGGTCGCACGGGCGCCGGGACAGGTCGTCCTCGTGGTCGCGTGCGTGGCGGCGGTGCTCGTGTCCGCCGGCGCGCAGTCCGTCGACCGGGCGGCGCTGGCCGACCTGGCGGGCACGGGCGCGACCGCGACCGTCACGGCGACCGTGCGTTCCGCCGTCGTGCCGCGGACGAACCCGTGGTCCGGAGCGACCGACCGGCACGAGGTCCGGGTCGCCCTCGACGTGCTCACCGCCCGGGGCGTGACGACCGCGGCGCGCGGTCCCGTCGTCGTCACCGGGTCGGGCGAGGGCTGGATCGACCTCGCGTACGGTGCGACCGTCGTGGTCACGGGCCGTCTCGACGTCCAGGGGGACCGGACGGTGCTGCGCGCGGACACCCCGCCGCGCGTCGTCGAACGACCGGGCGCGTTCCTGCGCGGGGTGGACGCGATGCGACAGGGGCTCCTGGAGGCGACCGACGGGCTGAGCCCGCAGGCGCGCGGACTCGTGCCCGGCGTCGCGGTCGGCGACACGTCGCGGCTCGACCCGGAGCTCGACGAGGCGATGCGGACGACGTCGCTCACGCACGTCACGGCCGTGTCCGGCGGACACTTCGCGATCGTCGTGGCGTGCGTCGCCGCGCTGTGCGTCCTCGCGCGTGCGCCACGCTGGGCGCGCGTGGTCGTGACGGGAGCGGCCATGGCCGGCTTCGTCGTGCTCGTCCACCCGGAGCCGAGCGTCCTGCGGGCGGCGGCGATGGGGGTGGTAGGGGTCGTCGGCATCGCGCTCGGGAGGCCGTCGCGCGCGGTCGCCGCGCTCGGCGCCGGCGTCGTCGTGCTGCTGGTCGTCGATCCCTGGCTCGCGCGTTCGTACGGGTTCGTCCTCTCGGTCGCGGCGACGGCCGGTCTCGCGCTCCTCACCGCGCCGATCGCCCGGCGGCTGTCGCCCTGGTGCGGGCGGACCGCCGCGCACGTCCTCGCCGTGCCGGTCGCGGCGCAGGCGGCCTGCGCGCCGGTCCTCGTCCTGCTCGACCCGAGCGTGAGCACGTGGTCCGTCCCGGCCAACGTCGTCGCTGCCCCGGCACTGGGGCCCGCGACGGTCCTGGGCGTCCTGGCGACGCTCGTCGCGCCGTGGTGGCCGGCGGCGGCGACCGCGCTCGGGTGGACCGCGGGCCTCTTCACGGGATGGATCGCGGGGGTCGCGCGGGTGTTCGCCGACCTACCGGGCGCGCGGCTGCCCTGGCCAGGGGGACCCGGTGGGACGGCGCTGCTCGCGGTCGCGACCGCCGTGCTGCTCGCCGTGGTGCTCCGGTCTCGCGCGCTGCGGGAGGCGGGGGAGCGGCGCGCGGTCCGGCGGGCGTCGTCGCCATCGCTGCGCGAGCGTGCCTCCCGCGCCGTGCGTGCGGTCCGGCACACCTGGTCGTGGGACCGGCGCCCTCCGTGGCGCCCCGCCGGCGCCGTCCGAGGCGGGGCGCGCCGCTCCTCGGGGCGCGTCGTCCCCGTGCTGCTCGTCGCGTCGGCGCTGGTCCTCCTCGTCGTGCTCGTGCGGCCGCTCGTCGTCCGGGGCGGGTCGGTGCCGCAGGACTGGGTGGTCGTGGCGTGCGACGTCGGGCAGGGCGACGCGCTCGTCCTGCGCTCGGGGCCCGCCGCGGCGGTCGTCGTCGACGTGGGGCCGCCCGGCGACGCCGCGGACCGGTGCCTCGACCGCTTGGGGGTCGAGACCGTCGACCTGCTCGTGCTCAGCCACTTCCATGCCGACCACGTCGGCGGGCTCGACGGCGTGCTGCGGGGCCGGACCGTCGAGCGCGCCCTCGTGACCGGGACGGCGGACCCCGCGGCGCAGACCGAGCGGACGCTCGGGGCGTTGGAGGACGCGGATGTCCCGGTGCAGGTGGCGCAGGCGCGCGCCGTCGGTGGCGCGGGCGGACCCGAGGGCGCGGTGCCGGGGCACGGCGGCTCCTCGGGCGGCGCGAGCGCCGGCGTGCGCTGGGAGGTGCTCCAGGCCGGAGCGGGTCGCGGAACGTCGGCCGCAGCCGGTACCGACCTCGTGGAGTCCGACGGCGGGGCGAACGACGCGAGCGTGGTGCTCCTCGTGCACGTGGCGGGGCTGGACGTCGTCGCGCTGGGCGACCTGGAGGACGCGGGTCAGACGGCTCTCGCCCGGACGCTCGCGCGGCGCGGCTCCGGTCCCGTGGACGTCGTCAAGGTCGCCCACCACGGCTCGGCGACGCAGTCCGACCGCCTGGCCGAGGTGCTCTCGCCGACGGTCGCGCTCGTCAGCTCGGGGGAGAACACCTACGGGCACCCGACCGACCGCGCGCTCGACCTCTACCGCGGGGTCGGTGCGACGGTCCTGCGGACCGACACCTGCGGGACGTTCGCGCTCGTCGTCCGCGACGGCGTCCTCGCGGCCGCGGGGTGCGGCTGA
- the holA gene encoding DNA polymerase III subunit delta yields the protein MPAPTRSARPSAGPSLAWDDVRLAPVVLVQGPESLLAERAVDAIVGLARERDPEVEKVTLEAATYQAGMLTVAASPSLFGEAKVVVVEGAEGATDALVADVVDYVPVADPATTVVVVHGGGVRGKRMLDAIKASGAPVVPVEAIKKDSDKTAFVTAEFRRARRRIDASGVRALVEALGNDLRELAAACHQLVTDTDGTVSEAVVDRYYGGRVEATGFRVADAAVAGNAGEAVALLRHALATGADPVPLVAALAMKLRALAKVGAMRGRGGITAKDLGLAPWQVDRARRELAGWTPEGLATAISAVAQADAEVKGAGRDPVFAVERAVLTIARAQGR from the coding sequence ATGCCCGCGCCGACCCGTTCCGCCCGTCCCTCCGCCGGTCCGTCGCTCGCGTGGGACGACGTGCGTCTCGCACCGGTCGTGCTGGTCCAGGGCCCGGAGTCGCTCCTCGCGGAGCGTGCGGTGGACGCGATCGTCGGGCTCGCGCGCGAGCGGGACCCCGAGGTCGAGAAGGTCACCCTGGAGGCCGCGACGTACCAGGCGGGCATGCTCACCGTCGCGGCGAGCCCGTCGCTCTTCGGTGAGGCGAAGGTCGTCGTGGTCGAGGGGGCCGAGGGCGCGACCGACGCGCTCGTCGCAGACGTCGTGGACTACGTCCCCGTCGCGGACCCCGCGACGACGGTCGTCGTCGTCCACGGGGGCGGCGTGCGCGGCAAGCGCATGCTCGACGCGATCAAGGCGAGCGGTGCGCCCGTCGTCCCGGTCGAGGCGATCAAGAAGGACTCCGACAAGACCGCGTTCGTGACGGCCGAGTTCCGCCGCGCCCGCCGACGCATCGACGCGTCGGGGGTGCGGGCGCTCGTCGAGGCGCTCGGCAACGACCTGCGCGAGCTCGCCGCCGCGTGCCACCAGCTGGTCACCGACACGGACGGCACCGTGAGCGAGGCCGTCGTGGACCGCTACTACGGGGGTCGGGTCGAGGCGACGGGGTTCCGCGTCGCCGACGCCGCCGTCGCGGGGAACGCGGGGGAGGCGGTCGCGCTCCTGCGCCACGCGCTCGCGACCGGCGCGGACCCGGTGCCGCTCGTCGCGGCGCTCGCGATGAAGCTCAGGGCGCTCGCCAAGGTCGGCGCGATGCGTGGGCGCGGCGGGATCACGGCCAAGGACCTCGGGCTCGCACCCTGGCAGGTCGACCGTGCGCGTCGCGAGCTCGCGGGCTGGACCCCGGAGGGACTCGCGACGGCGATCAGCGCCGTCGCGCAGGCCGACGCCGAGGTGAAGGGTGCGGGGCGGGACCCGGTGTTCGCCGTCGAGCGCGCGGTCCTCACCATCGCGCGCGCCCAGGGTCGCTGA
- the rpsT gene encoding 30S ribosomal protein S20: MANIKSQIKRIRTNEKARLRNKAVKSELKTYVRRVREAVAAGDKDAASTALQAASRKLDKAVSKGVIHANQAANRKSAIAKAVNAL; encoded by the coding sequence GTGGCAAACATCAAGTCCCAGATCAAGCGCATCCGTACGAACGAGAAGGCTCGCCTGCGCAACAAGGCGGTCAAGTCCGAGCTCAAGACGTACGTGCGCCGCGTGCGCGAGGCCGTCGCCGCGGGCGACAAGGACGCGGCGAGCACCGCGCTCCAGGCCGCGTCGCGCAAGCTCGACAAGGCCGTCTCGAAGGGCGTCATCCACGCGAACCAGGCCGCGAACCGCAAGTCGGCCATCGCGAAGGCCGTCAACGCTCTCTGA
- a CDS encoding type II toxin-antitoxin system PemK/MazF family toxin, with amino-acid sequence MARNRWLGLLTDAARAVVSGLTRSSHSRGGSRSGTGATRAPGRERTTSGRTPSPRPGPRPTPPARPGAPARQAAGGGYPGDYEGRVRARYAPRLDGDPDPGEIVWTWVPFEEDFSQGKDRPVLLVGSDGAWLLGVMLTSKDHSRDARDEARWGRYWLDIGSGPWDARGRDSEVRLDRVIRVDPGAVRREGAVVGRDVFDRVVAGVSQHR; translated from the coding sequence GTGGCACGCAACCGATGGCTGGGACTTCTCACCGACGCGGCACGCGCCGTCGTCTCCGGGCTCACGCGCTCGTCGCACTCGCGGGGCGGCTCGCGCTCGGGCACCGGGGCGACCCGCGCTCCGGGGAGGGAACGGACGACGTCGGGCCGGACCCCGTCCCCGCGCCCGGGGCCCCGCCCCACGCCCCCGGCCCGGCCCGGAGCTCCTGCTCGGCAGGCGGCAGGCGGCGGCTACCCCGGCGACTACGAGGGCCGCGTGCGCGCCCGGTACGCTCCGCGGCTGGACGGCGACCCGGACCCCGGCGAGATCGTCTGGACCTGGGTGCCGTTCGAGGAGGACTTCTCGCAGGGCAAGGACCGCCCCGTGCTGCTCGTCGGGTCGGACGGGGCGTGGCTCCTCGGCGTGATGCTGACGAGCAAGGACCACTCGCGCGACGCGCGCGACGAGGCGCGCTGGGGACGCTACTGGCTCGACATCGGGTCCGGCCCGTGGGACGCGAGGGGCCGCGACAGCGAGGTCCGGCTCGACCGCGTGATCCGCGTCGACCCGGGTGCCGTCCGGCGCGAGGGTGCCGTCGTGGGCCGCGACGTCTTCGACCGCGTGGTGGCGGGCGTCTCGCAGCACCGCTGA
- a CDS encoding maleylpyruvate isomerase family mycothiol-dependent enzyme yields the protein MDDALDHLALLSRFQDTFLAGLAGADPGAPVPACGGWRVRDLAQHLGYVHHWAAAQARREEDSPVDPAPSDLPAFYAQHAAELRATLGGLDPDSRAWTLIEPDDPASTVRFWHRRQVHETLVHLHDLRAATGSTVDDVAPEVWADTVDELVTVVAPRQVRLGRAEPISLPVALRATDAGRSWVLGDGSPAATASAPARELALLLWGRLEPAEAGVVVDGDAGALSAALGGRITP from the coding sequence ATGGACGACGCCCTCGACCACCTCGCGCTCCTGTCGCGGTTCCAGGACACGTTCCTCGCCGGCCTCGCCGGCGCCGACCCCGGGGCTCCCGTGCCGGCGTGCGGCGGCTGGCGCGTGCGCGACCTCGCGCAGCACCTCGGGTACGTGCACCACTGGGCGGCCGCGCAGGCGCGCCGCGAGGAGGACTCCCCCGTCGACCCCGCGCCGTCGGACCTGCCTGCCTTCTACGCGCAGCACGCGGCGGAGCTGCGGGCGACGCTCGGCGGGCTCGACCCGGACTCCCGCGCGTGGACGCTGATCGAGCCCGACGACCCGGCCTCGACCGTGCGCTTCTGGCACCGGCGCCAGGTCCACGAGACGCTCGTGCACCTGCACGACCTGCGCGCCGCCACGGGATCCACGGTGGACGACGTCGCGCCCGAGGTCTGGGCCGACACCGTGGACGAGCTCGTCACGGTCGTGGCACCCCGCCAGGTCCGCCTCGGGCGCGCGGAGCCGATCTCCCTGCCCGTCGCGCTCCGGGCGACGGACGCCGGACGGTCGTGGGTGCTCGGCGACGGAAGCCCTGCCGCGACGGCCTCCGCGCCCGCGCGCGAGCTCGCGCTCCTGCTGTGGGGGCGGCTCGAACCCGCCGAGGCGGGCGTGGTGGTCGACGGTGACGCCGGTGCGCTGTCCGCCGCGCTCGGCGGGCGCATCACGCCCTGA
- a CDS encoding type 1 glutamine amidotransferase domain-containing protein — MPATDLAGRRVLAIVTNYGVEQDELVVPLAHLRAEGVEVDVAAVSADDVQTLVDDKDPGRTVTPTLTHADADPAEYDLLLVPGGTINADALRLQDDAVSLVRAFTTAGKPVAAICHGPWALVEAAAVEGKTLTSYPSLETDVLNAGGAWVDRSVVRDDDGYTLVTSRNPGDLDDFLREVDAVLAG; from the coding sequence ATGCCCGCCACCGACCTGGCCGGACGCCGCGTGCTGGCGATCGTGACGAACTACGGCGTCGAGCAGGACGAGCTCGTCGTGCCGCTCGCGCACCTGCGCGCCGAGGGGGTCGAGGTCGACGTCGCGGCCGTCTCCGCCGACGACGTGCAGACGCTCGTGGACGACAAGGACCCCGGCCGCACCGTGACCCCGACGCTCACGCACGCCGACGCCGACCCCGCCGAGTACGACCTGCTGCTCGTGCCCGGGGGCACGATCAACGCCGACGCGCTGCGCCTGCAGGACGACGCCGTGAGCCTCGTGCGGGCCTTCACGACGGCGGGCAAGCCCGTCGCGGCGATCTGCCACGGCCCGTGGGCGCTCGTCGAGGCCGCGGCGGTGGAGGGCAAGACGCTCACGAGCTACCCGTCGCTCGAGACCGACGTGCTCAACGCCGGCGGGGCGTGGGTCGACCGGTCGGTCGTGCGCGACGACGACGGCTACACGCTCGTCACGTCGCGCAACCCCGGCGACCTCGACGACTTCCTGCGCGAGGTGGACGCCGTCCTCGCCGGCTGA
- the lepA gene encoding translation elongation factor 4: MSPIPSAQLSTRIQPAATPPELIRNFCIIAHIDHGKSTLADRMLQLTGVVEPRAMRAQYLDRMDIERERGITIKSQAVRMPWAVVEDGVETPHALNMIDTPGHVDFTYEVSRSLAACEGAVLLVDAAQGIEAQTLANLYLAMENELEIIPVLNKIDLPAAQPEKYAEELANLVGGDPDDVLKVSGKTGAGVEVLLDRIVERVPAPVGDADAPARAMIFDSVYDTYRGVVTYVRVIDGNLNPRERIVMMSTRATHELLEIGVISPEPIVTKGLGVGEVGYLITGVKDVRQSKVGDTVTNSAKPAAEALGGYSDPKPMVFSGLYPIDGTDYPVLRDALDKLKLNDAALNYEPETSVALGFGFRVGFLGLLHLEIVRERLEREFDLDLISTAPNVVYDVTLEDGTLVKVTNPSEFPGGKIKQVSEPVVRATILAPSEFVGTVMGLCNDRRGQMLGMDYLSEDRVELRFTLPLAEIVFDFFDQLKSRTRGYASLDYEPSGDQVADLVKVDILLQGEQVDAFSAIVHKDKAYDYGVMMTAKLKEIIPRQQFEVPIQAAVGARVIARETVRAMRKDVLAKCYGGDISRKRKLLEKQKEGKKRMKNIGSVEVPKDAFIAALSSDAAGGKDAKDKSKK, encoded by the coding sequence TTGTCCCCGATCCCCAGCGCCCAGCTGAGCACCCGCATCCAGCCCGCGGCCACGCCGCCCGAGCTGATCCGGAACTTCTGCATCATCGCGCACATCGACCACGGCAAGTCGACCCTGGCCGACCGCATGCTGCAGCTCACCGGTGTCGTCGAGCCGCGCGCCATGCGCGCCCAGTACCTCGACCGCATGGACATCGAGCGCGAGCGCGGCATCACGATCAAGTCGCAGGCCGTCCGCATGCCGTGGGCGGTCGTCGAGGACGGGGTCGAGACCCCGCACGCGCTGAACATGATCGACACCCCGGGGCACGTCGACTTCACGTACGAGGTCTCGCGCTCGCTCGCCGCGTGCGAGGGCGCGGTGCTGCTCGTCGACGCCGCGCAGGGGATCGAGGCGCAGACCCTCGCGAACCTCTACCTCGCGATGGAGAACGAGCTCGAGATCATCCCGGTGCTCAACAAGATCGACCTCCCGGCCGCGCAGCCGGAGAAGTACGCGGAGGAGCTCGCGAACCTCGTCGGCGGCGACCCGGACGACGTGCTCAAGGTGTCGGGCAAGACGGGCGCGGGCGTCGAGGTGCTGCTCGACCGCATCGTCGAGCGCGTCCCCGCCCCGGTCGGCGACGCGGACGCCCCGGCGCGCGCGATGATCTTCGACTCGGTCTACGACACCTACCGCGGCGTCGTGACGTACGTGCGCGTCATCGACGGCAACCTCAACCCGCGCGAGCGCATCGTCATGATGTCGACGCGCGCGACGCACGAGCTGCTCGAGATCGGCGTCATCTCGCCCGAGCCGATCGTCACGAAGGGCCTCGGCGTCGGCGAGGTCGGCTACCTCATCACGGGCGTGAAGGACGTGCGCCAGTCCAAGGTCGGCGACACGGTGACGAACTCCGCGAAGCCCGCGGCGGAGGCGCTCGGCGGCTACTCGGACCCCAAGCCCATGGTGTTCTCGGGCCTGTACCCGATCGACGGCACCGACTACCCGGTGCTGCGCGACGCTCTCGACAAGCTCAAGCTCAACGACGCCGCCCTCAACTACGAGCCGGAGACGTCGGTCGCGCTCGGCTTCGGTTTCCGCGTCGGGTTCCTCGGGCTGCTGCACCTCGAGATCGTGCGCGAGCGCCTCGAGCGCGAGTTCGACCTCGACCTCATCTCGACCGCGCCCAACGTCGTCTACGACGTGACGCTCGAGGACGGCACGCTCGTCAAGGTGACCAACCCGTCGGAGTTCCCGGGCGGCAAGATCAAGCAGGTCAGCGAGCCCGTCGTGCGCGCGACCATCCTCGCGCCGAGCGAGTTCGTGGGCACCGTCATGGGACTGTGCAACGACCGTCGCGGGCAGATGCTCGGCATGGACTACCTGTCCGAGGACCGCGTGGAGCTGCGCTTCACGCTGCCGCTCGCCGAGATCGTGTTCGACTTCTTCGACCAGCTCAAGTCCCGCACGCGTGGGTACGCGTCGCTCGACTACGAGCCCTCGGGCGACCAGGTCGCCGACCTCGTCAAGGTCGACATCCTGCTCCAGGGCGAGCAGGTGGACGCGTTCAGCGCGATCGTGCACAAGGACAAGGCGTACGACTACGGCGTGATGATGACCGCCAAGCTCAAGGAGATCATCCCGCGCCAGCAGTTCGAGGTGCCGATCCAGGCCGCTGTCGGCGCGCGCGTCATCGCGCGCGAGACGGTGCGCGCCATGCGCAAGGACGTCCTCGCCAAGTGCTACGGCGGCGACATCAGCCGCAAGCGCAAGCTGCTCGAGAAGCAGAAGGAGGGCAAGAAGCGCATGAAGAACATCGGGTCCGTCGAGGTCCCGAAGGACGCCTTCATCGCCGCGCTCTCCTCCGACGCCGCGGGCGGCAAGGACGCCAAGGACAAGTCCAAGAAGTGA